The Fibrobacter sp. UWB16 genomic interval TATTTCGTTCCACCCAGAACTCAATAGCAATTTACGAGTGCATCAATATTTCGTGGAGGAAATTGTGAAAGCGAATCGAATGCAAGCAAAGAAAGCTGCTTAATGGAGATTCCGGCTCAAGGCCGGAATGACAATGCAATAATTAGTGCGTAACGAGTGCGATTATCGCCGTTATAAGACCGCCAACGGCAACACCCGCCAGCACAATAAAAGCCACCATCATCCACTTGACATACTTCGCCAGACGAACAACCATGGAATTCTGATCTTTGGCAAATTGCTGATAAGCATTGAGAGCGGCCATCACCGTAAAGCCAACATCATCAAGCCAGCCAAACAGCGGAATCGTATCGGGAACAGCATCAATCGGAGACAAATCGTAAACCACCGCAAGCATAGCAATAATTACAGAAAGCGCTTTCCAGACAACAGGAGCGCTATTCTGTTCATCCCCCTTTTTCACACTACGCCTATCACGATGCATATCGTTCATATCGTGAACTTCAACATCATCGTAAACTTTACCATTAGCCATTCAAACCCATCCTTCTAATCAAATTACTTTTTAAATATACAAACAAAAAGAAAAAGACTACCGATTTCTCGATAATCTTTAGTAAAGTTTTTGCTTTGCGAAACAAAGAACGTTTGATAATCAAGCAAGACAAGGCGCGAGTCCCCCGTAGCGTACTAAAACGTACGTGAGGGGGCGAGCAACGCAGTATTGCGCCGATTAGCGGACGTTCTTTACCCGTGGTAGAGTTTGCTCGTCTGATAATTCGGTTCAGACGTGAGGTTCACACCGAGGCGGCGGAACACACCAACGTCAACCTGCGAAAGAATCACGCTGGAGTGGACTTCGCAATGGCGGAGTTCCGGAAGTTTTTCGAGCGCAATCTTTGCATTGTAATCCGTCAGAGCGCAAACGGAGAGAGCCACGAGGACTTCGTCCATGTGCAAGCGCGGATTCTTGTGACCAAGCTGCATCGTCTTGAGGTTCTGAATCGGTTCAATCACCATCGGAGAAAGCAAGCGGACTTCGTCCGGGATGCCAGCCAAGTGCTTGAGAGAATCGAGCAACATAGCAGAAGATGCACCGAGAAGCGAAGAAGTCTTGCCCGTAATAATCGTACCGTCGTTCAGTTCAATAGCGACTGCCGGACCGTTCGTTTCTTCAGCCTTTGCCACAGCGGCGACAGCAACCTTGCGGTCCTTAGCGCTGATGTGAGCCTGTTCCATCACAAGTTCAAGCTTGTATACCTGATCCTTTTCGGCATTGCCCTTGCGGACCTGGCAAAGCGTATTGTAATAACGGCGGATGATTTCAGCATTAGCGGCTTCGCAAACAGCGGCATCATCAACGATGCAGTTGCCAGCCATGTTCACGCCCATGTCCGTCGGGCTCTTGTACGGAGATTCACCGAGGATGCGCGTAAAGAGAGCGTTCAACACCGGGAAAATTTCGACGTCGCGGTTGTAGTTAATCGTCGTCTTGCCGTAAGCTTCCAAATGGAACGGGTCAATCATGTTCACGTCGTTCAAGTCGGCCGTTGCAGCTTCGTATGCAAGGTTGACCGGGTGCTTGAGCGGGATGTTCCAAATCGGGAACGTTTCAAACTTGGCATAGCCAGCCTTGACACCGCGCTTGTTTTCATGATAAATTTGCGAGAGGCAGACAGCCATCTTTCCACTACCCGGACCCGGAGCGGTTACCACCACGAGTTCGCGAGAAGTTTCAACAAATTCATTCTTGCCATAACCATCATCGCTCACCACGAGCGGGATGTTGCTCGGATAACCGGCAATCGGATAATGGCGATAGACCTTGAGTCCGAGACCTTCGAGCTTTTTCTGGTAAGCGACAGCACTCGGCTGTTCTTGCCAGCGGGTCAGCACCACACTGCTCACGTAAAGGCCATAACCGCGGAAAGCGTCAATCAGGCGAAGGACGTCCTGATCGTAGGTAATGCCCAAGTCGCCGCGAACTTTGTTCTTTTCGATGTCGCCAGCATTGATGGCGATGATGACTTCGGCCTTATCCTTGAGCTTTTCAAGCATGCGGATTTTGGAGTCAGGAGCAAAGCCCGGCAAAACGCGACTTGCATGATGGTCATCAAAAAGTTTTCCACCAAATTCAAGATAAAGTTTTCCACCAAATTTAGAGATACGTTCTTGAATTTTTTCAGATTGAGTTTTTAGATAAGCATCGTTATCAAAACCAACTTTAAACATATATCACTACCATTTTTAGGGTTTTCACAATTATAAAAAAATGTAAACCACTATCTCAAGTCCAAAAAACTATTTTTTTGCCATATTTCTAAATTTGTGGCATACATGTTTACATATCGCTACAGAGAACTCGCTGTCGCCCTTGAAAAAAAAGGCGAAGTCCGTCTTGCGCTCGCCAAGACGCTCCGAGTGAATCCCGAAGAAATCTTCAATCTCGAAGTCGAACGCTTTTCGCTGGACTCCAGACGCAAAGGCGACTTGCACTGGTCCTATAATGTCGTTTTCGACCTGAAGCGCAAAGTCCGTGCGACGGGGAACAACGCCCGCGGGCTCATCGAATCCAAGCGCGAGATTCGCAGCCTCGATGCAGAACCGTTAAAAGACACTGTAGCGATGGCAAGCCACGTGGACGTGATTGGAGCAGGGCCTAGCGGTCTTTGGGCTGCGCTACATCTTTTGCGCAAAGGGTTCTCTGTCGACATCTACGAACAAGGTAAGCAAGTTGAAGAACGTTTTCGCGACATCCGCAAATTCTTTGTAGACCGCAAGTTCAACGCCTACAGTAACGTGCTATTTGGCGAAGGTGGAGCTGGTGCATTCAGCGATGGCAAGCTCAACACCCGCAGTCGCAACCTGTTCAGCGAAACCGTACTCAAGGACATGGTAGACTTTGGCGTTGACGAAAGCGTCGTCACATTTGCAAAGCCGCACATTGGTACAGACAAACTTGTACTCATGTTGCGTCAAGTCCGCGCCGAGATTGTCCGCCTCGGCGGGCATATCCATTTCAACACGAGCCTTGAAGATATTGAAATCAAGGATGGGCGAATTTGCGCAATCAAGCTAAGGGAGATTCCCGCATGCGCGGGAATGACAAGTGCGGGCGCAGGGATCGCGGAATCGCATTGGCAGCCGTGCGAAGCGCTGGTCCTTGCAGTCGGGCATTCCGCACGTAGCGTTTACGAGATGCTCCACGCTCGCGGCGTGACTCTCGAAAGCAAGGCGTTCGCCATGGGCGTCCGCGTTGAACACCCGCAGTCGCTCATCAACATGCGACAGCTCGGGCTGAACGTCGATACAAGACTCACCGGAGCCGCCGAATATTTCCTCGCCACGCCGACAATCAACAAGACTTCAAGCGCCTACAGCTTTTGCATGTGCCCCGGCGGAGTCCTTGTGCCATGTGCCTCAGAACCGGGAACGCTTGCGACAAATGGCATGAGCTATAGCCGACGCAACGGTGCATTCGCTAACGGGGCCATCGCCGTCCCAATTACTGCAGGCGCCGAAGGCTTTGACATTCCTTCAAGCGGTTCGCTTTTTGGCGGTCTCGACTTGCAACGAAAAATCGAAACAGACGCCTACAACGTCGGCGGAAAAGTTTACGCCGCTCCCGCGCAAACGATCAAGAACTTCCTCGCCCACCGCGAAGACAAAACGCTCCCCAAAACCACCTACCCTTGCGGACTCGTGCCAAGCAATCTGTGGGATTGGATGGACAAGACGATTTGTCAAAGTCTCGCCGAAGGCTTCCAAAATTTTGACCGCAAAATTCCGGGATTCATCAACGAAGGCCTGATTGTCGCCCCCGAAACGCGCACCAGTTCGCCGCTCCGCATCACGCGCAACAACGAAACACTCGAAAGCGTAAACACCCAAGGGCTCTTCGTCCTCGGCGAAGGAGCTGGCTACGCAGGCGGAATCGTCACCAGTGCCGCAGACGGCGTACGACTTGCACACTACGCCAAAAAATGCAAGTAAACCATTAACTAGTAACTAAAAATGATTACACGTACTATCGATCGCAATTTTGCAAACATGCGCCTTGACCGTTTCCTCCGCAAGGCATTCCCCGAAGAATCGCTCTCGGTGTTCTTCGCAGTCATCCGCAAAAAGAAAGTCCGTGTAAAC includes:
- a CDS encoding YkvA family protein; translation: MANGKVYDDVEVHDMNDMHRDRRSVKKGDEQNSAPVVWKALSVIIAMLAVVYDLSPIDAVPDTIPLFGWLDDVGFTVMAALNAYQQFAKDQNSMVVRLAKYVKWMMVAFIVLAGVAVGGLITAIIALVTH
- a CDS encoding NAD(P)/FAD-dependent oxidoreductase, with translation MFTYRYRELAVALEKKGEVRLALAKTLRVNPEEIFNLEVERFSLDSRRKGDLHWSYNVVFDLKRKVRATGNNARGLIESKREIRSLDAEPLKDTVAMASHVDVIGAGPSGLWAALHLLRKGFSVDIYEQGKQVEERFRDIRKFFVDRKFNAYSNVLFGEGGAGAFSDGKLNTRSRNLFSETVLKDMVDFGVDESVVTFAKPHIGTDKLVLMLRQVRAEIVRLGGHIHFNTSLEDIEIKDGRICAIKLREIPACAGMTSAGAGIAESHWQPCEALVLAVGHSARSVYEMLHARGVTLESKAFAMGVRVEHPQSLINMRQLGLNVDTRLTGAAEYFLATPTINKTSSAYSFCMCPGGVLVPCASEPGTLATNGMSYSRRNGAFANGAIAVPITAGAEGFDIPSSGSLFGGLDLQRKIETDAYNVGGKVYAAPAQTIKNFLAHREDKTLPKTTYPCGLVPSNLWDWMDKTICQSLAEGFQNFDRKIPGFINEGLIVAPETRTSSPLRITRNNETLESVNTQGLFVLGEGAGYAGGIVTSAADGVRLAHYAKKCK
- a CDS encoding DUF1846 domain-containing protein is translated as MFKVGFDNDAYLKTQSEKIQERISKFGGKLYLEFGGKLFDDHHASRVLPGFAPDSKIRMLEKLKDKAEVIIAINAGDIEKNKVRGDLGITYDQDVLRLIDAFRGYGLYVSSVVLTRWQEQPSAVAYQKKLEGLGLKVYRHYPIAGYPSNIPLVVSDDGYGKNEFVETSRELVVVTAPGPGSGKMAVCLSQIYHENKRGVKAGYAKFETFPIWNIPLKHPVNLAYEAATADLNDVNMIDPFHLEAYGKTTINYNRDVEIFPVLNALFTRILGESPYKSPTDMGVNMAGNCIVDDAAVCEAANAEIIRRYYNTLCQVRKGNAEKDQVYKLELVMEQAHISAKDRKVAVAAVAKAEETNGPAVAIELNDGTIITGKTSSLLGASSAMLLDSLKHLAGIPDEVRLLSPMVIEPIQNLKTMQLGHKNPRLHMDEVLVALSVCALTDYNAKIALEKLPELRHCEVHSSVILSQVDVGVFRRLGVNLTSEPNYQTSKLYHG